CAGGTTGAGAAGCGAGAATACCTCGCTTTTCAACTCTTGGGCATAGCCTTTGCCTACGAAACAAGCAAATGTCAGCAGGACGATATATTTCAGGGTTTTATTCATGATATCATTTATTATTCTGCAAATTACAATTTAGATTTGAATTTTCTCAGCTATGTTACTCAATAACTTTCACCTCTCCATTCTCCAATCTCAACTTCTTCAAGTCCATGAATCTCTTCAATGCTTCCAAATAGTAGTAGTCAGCATAATTCAGCGGAGTATCGATTTCAGAACCGTTCGGCAATGATCCGACAGAGTGCATTAAGATGAATCCCTGGTTTTCGCCGACTTTGGCAAGGTATGCGTCGCTTGAAAGGCTTTTCAGAATTTTTTCTGCATAATCCAGATATTTCTTTCCGTCGGGTACCATTGTGCTAAGTTCAATGAATCCTGCGGCTGTTACAGCAGCAGCCGAAGCATCGCGTGGAGTCTCTTCGGTGACAGGAGCATCGTAGTCCCAGTAAGGAATTGCATCGTCTGTTTTCACGCGCTCCATGATCATGTCGGCTATGTTTACGGCAAAGTTCAGGAAGGTAGTGTCATTTGTTTCGCGGTAGCAGGAAGTGTATCCGTATACAGCCCAAGCCTGTCCGCGCGACCATGAAGAATCGTCGTTTTTACCCTGGTGAGTCTGTTTGCGTTCTACTGTGCCGTCGTTGTTATAGCTTACTACATGCCAGCAAGTATAGTCAGGACGGAAATGATTTTTCATCGTAGTGATAGCATGCTTGATAGCGACATCCTTGTATTTGTTGTCGCCTGTCCATTTGCTTACAGTGAACAGAAGGTCCAGATTCATCATGTTATCGATGATTACCGGGAAGTTCCAGCTGCCAAAGTCCCATGAACGGATGGCTCCGATTGAATCGTTGAAACGTCCGCTCAGGTTATCGGCAGTTTCTTTCATGACAGCTTTGATGGTATCGTTAGGAGCCAGACGCTCAGCGTTTCCGTAGCTGCAGTTGATCATAAATCCCAAATCATGTGTACCTTTATAATAGCGTACCGGATTCAGCAGGTTTGTATATTGAATGGCATCCGCTTTCAGTGTATCATTTCCGGTCAGTTCGTATGCGTACCACAGTGATCCGGGGAAGAAACCGCTTGTCCAGTCGTATACTACACATAAACGACGTTTGCCCATTTGTTCGGCAGTAGGTTGCGGACGAAGTGAATCCTGAAAAGTGGAAGGATCTCTTTCTAATTGGCGGCAGAGGAAATCCATGTCATATCCGGTGCGGATTGAACGTGGAAGCTTACCGGTTCCGTCAATTTCTTCTGCTGTAAGTTGTAACTGGGCAGAAGCTACATCCAGCCCTTTCTTAATCCAACTGTAGTCTTCCTTTGGAGTTGTCTGGCACGATGCAAGTGCAATGGCAACCGAAGCAAAGAGAACAAGTTTCTTTTTCATGTTATTCATTTTAAGTGATTGTTTTTAGAAGTTTTGTAACTGATGCAAAAGTAGATGAATGGGTTTAAATTATGTGATAGGATTGTTTAAAAGGCATTCAATACCTGCTTTTCTAGTTTTGAATTTGTCGAAAATGATTTTAATATTCTCCAATATGCCGTGTCACGGGCATATTGGAGAGAGTTTTATTCAGTTACCATTTGGGATTTTGATTAAATTGGATGCACAAGTCCATGTCCCGTTGTGGAATAGGGAACAGCTCATGTTTGCCTTCTTCTGTATAAGTGGCTACTGAATAATTTGGTGATCCTGTACCTTCCCACCAATAACCTAATTCTTTAGCGGTCGCTTGCACTGTTTTATAATAAATACCCCAACGGATTAGGTCTTGACGACGGTGTCCTTCAAATGATAATTCATAACTGCGTTCTTTGCGGACTGCTTCACGAAAACTTGTTTCATCGAGTCCTTGTGGCAGATCGCATGCGCTTGTGTTACTTGGATTGCCATAACCGCGGCGACGTACGGCATTGATTGCATTATATGCCTCAGCATCGGGACCATGTTTCCATTCGTTTAATGCTTCTGCATAAAGCAATAATACGTCTGCATAGCGTAAGAAATACCAGTTCACATTAGATTTATCATTGTTGATGAAACTATTTGTTGTTACATACTTCTGAATATCCCATTTTGCAGGAGTATAGTTTTGCTTATTTTTCTGAGCTTTAGTAGGATCAGCATCTTTCTCTGCTGCACTTTCATCTGTATCACTGGCGCCGGCTACCCAAAGAGATTTTTTTGTGTCAGTATATTGGTAGTTGGCTATAGATAAATCACGACGGATATCCGATACATCTTCTCTCCAGTCAAGCACAAATGTATGAACTACTTTTACGTTAGCTGCACAACTTCCGCGTACACCTGCAATAGCGGTTGTTTTAACTCCGTTCCACTTACCGATACGTCCTACCGGATCACTGTTGCCTGATACTGTCGGTGAGTAAAATGATATTTCAATCAAACTTTCAGTCGGGTCCCAAGTGCCATTACAGGTATTCTTCCATAGTTGTTCGTAATCTTTCAACAGTCCATGTTTGCCGGATTCTACCAAAATGCGTGCGGTTTTTGCAGCAGCTTCCCATTTGGATTCATCCTTTACCGGATAGCCAGCCCAGGTAGCATAAACTTTGGTCAATAAGCCTAATGCTGCTCCTTTTGAGAAACGATAGTCGTTGCTTTCGCGATATTGGTCATCTGTCGCGTATGGTAAAATGTCACAAGCGTACAACAAGTCGTCTTCTATGTATTCGTATACCTTTTCTGGAGCTGATTGTACATATGTAGCCGGATTCTGATTTGACATCTGAGTACTTGTCATTAAGACAACATTTCCAAATCGGCGTACTAATTCAAAGTAGAACATACCTCTTAAAGCTCTCGCTTCCGCAATGTATAAGGTGGCGAGTTTTTTGTCAGTTGTAGTATATGATCCTATTTTATTTGAGATACGTTCCAGAAAATCATTTGCTCTGTAAATACCGGTATAAAGTGCTGCCCATGTTTGCTGTACTTCAGACTGAGTGGTTGGGAATGAGTTTGTCGGAATGATACGGAAATTTTCATTACCGCTACCTTCCACTTGTGAAATATCCGTTCCCAGGTTAAAGAGTATGGATAAGTAATATCCATACATGGCATCTAAAGTGTTTGTACGATAAACTCCAAGCAATACGTCTTTTGCTTCCTCCGCATTGTTCATGTAGTTTTTCTTTTCTACTTCAGTTCTGGTTTCTTCCTCAAGTGAACAAGAAAAAGGAAGCAAACACATTACCGACATTGCTATATAGTATATTATTTTTTTCATGTGATATGTTTTATGAATTAGAATTGAAGATCGATACCAAATGTAAATACTCTACTTTTTGGATAAGCACCCCAGTCCAGTCCCGGAGTCATCGGGGTATTGCTTGCGCTGTTTACTTCCGGGTCATAGCCGCTATATCCGCTTACGCAGAACAGATTCTGACCGGTTGCATACAAACGGAGTCTGGATACATGAAATTTACGAGTCCATTTGTGCGGCAAAGTGTATCCTAAAGTTACATTCTTCAGACGTAAGAATGATCCGTCTTCTATAAAGCGGGAATATACATCATTTACAATATATCCATCCTGTGAAGGAACCAGGTTGGAAGTATTTGTCGGGCTCCAACGGTCAGCTACTTCAGCCAGCATATTTCTACGTCCGTTTCTGGATTGTGTAGAATATAGACGAGTTGCATTATATATGTCATTGCCATAGTTGAACTGAAGCATGAAGCTGAAGTCGATACCTTTGTAGTCAAATGTATTTGTAATACCACCAAACCATTTGGGCATAGCGTTACCAATTACCGTGCGGTCATTGGTCGTGATTATGCCGTCGCCATCTTGGTCTTTATATTTAACTACTCCTGGTTTCACAGTGCCATATCGTGCATTGTTTGTAACACCTTCTTTCAATATCAGTTGATTGTCTGGCGTAGTATAGAAGTCAGAACTTTGATAAACTCCGTCGAATTCATATCCATAAATCAAGCCGAGTGATTGGCCTACAGTAGCAATATAATCATAAGCAGTAAAGTTGCTGTCGAATCCGGAGCGGGCGTACATCGATTCAACGCCTGAAGCTAATCCTTTTAATGTGTTTTTGATAAATGAAATATTGAAGTTGGTTTGCCAACTGAAATCACGTGTCTGAATATTAGTCGAATTTAAGCTTAGTTCAATACCCTTGTTCTGAATCTTACCGATGTTTTGCATCTGTGAATCAAATCCGGTAACATGGGCAAGTGACTGTGCTAATAATAAGTCTTTAGTGTTTTTGACAAAGAAGTCGGCAGTAACATTTAATCTGTTGTCAAGAAAACCTAAGTCAACACCCAAGTTGATAGTGCTTGAACCTTCCCACTTCAAATTAGCGTTTTTCAGTTGTTTAGGAGTCAATACAGTTACCGTATTGTTGCCTACACCATATTTACTAGCTTCGTAAAGATCCATAGAAAGGTAGTTGGAGATACGGTCATTGCCTACAATACCCCAACCCAAGCGAACTTTGAAGTTAGATACCCAATCAACATCTTTCATGAATGCTTCCTCGGAAACACGCCATGCGGCAGAAAATGAAGGGAAGAATCCCCATTTATTTTTGTTAGAGAAAACAGTAGAGCCATCAGCACGAACTGTTGCCGTCAGTAAATAACGGTTATCGTAGTTATAATTTCCACGTGCAAAGAATGATAGCAACATTTTTTCGCTATAGCTGCTTTCTACTTTACTAGGTGTTGCACCCAGACCAAGGTAATCATTTCCTAAGTTATCGAATGGGAAATCCATTGCTTCGCCTAGTAAATATTCAGTGCTTCTGAAAGAAACTTCATGCCCTAACATAACATCGTAGTTGTGTTTCTTAACCTTCTGTTTCCAAGTCAGATTATTGAAGTTCGTCCAACGTACGTCGCGTCCCATTTGTGTACGTCCATAAGGCTTCTGACCGTTACGATAA
This sequence is a window from Bacteroides thetaiotaomicron VPI-5482. Protein-coding genes within it:
- a CDS encoding RagB/SusD family nutrient uptake outer membrane protein → MKKIIYYIAMSVMCLLPFSCSLEEETRTEVEKKNYMNNAEEAKDVLLGVYRTNTLDAMYGYYLSILFNLGTDISQVEGSGNENFRIIPTNSFPTTQSEVQQTWAALYTGIYRANDFLERISNKIGSYTTTDKKLATLYIAEARALRGMFYFELVRRFGNVVLMTSTQMSNQNPATYVQSAPEKVYEYIEDDLLYACDILPYATDDQYRESNDYRFSKGAALGLLTKVYATWAGYPVKDESKWEAAAKTARILVESGKHGLLKDYEQLWKNTCNGTWDPTESLIEISFYSPTVSGNSDPVGRIGKWNGVKTTAIAGVRGSCAANVKVVHTFVLDWREDVSDIRRDLSIANYQYTDTKKSLWVAGASDTDESAAEKDADPTKAQKNKQNYTPAKWDIQKYVTTNSFINNDKSNVNWYFLRYADVLLLYAEALNEWKHGPDAEAYNAINAVRRRGYGNPSNTSACDLPQGLDETSFREAVRKERSYELSFEGHRRQDLIRWGIYYKTVQATAKELGYWWEGTGSPNYSVATYTEEGKHELFPIPQRDMDLCIQFNQNPKW
- a CDS encoding SusC/RagA family TonB-linked outer membrane protein is translated as MYYTNIIKSISARGLFTLLALIMSISLHAQNATVKGVIVDETDTPLIGATVQVKGTATGSITDFDGNYTIKANKGAVITFSYIGYKTQEIKFTGQSPLNVKMIPDNQTLDEVVVVGYGTMKRSDLTGSVASIAAKDVEGFKTSSVAGALGGQIAGVQITSTDGTPGAGFSINIRGVGTLTGDSSPLYIVDGFEVDDIDYLSNSDIESIEVLKDASSSAIYGARAANGVVLITTKSGKTGRPTITYNGSASYRKISKKLDVLSPYEFVKLQGEVNSKYSDSYFKPGNDDNDIPYRYQSLDDYMGVKGVNWQDETFNPTWSQDHSLSIMGGTDDSKYNASFSRYIENGIFKNSGFDKTTGKFRLDQKLSKSLSFNITVNYALTNRKGVGTSADSGRFNMLAQILSARPTGGLKLTDDELLDSAIDPEMLESGESLAQVNPVKQTESVTNTKRAEMWSGNGSISWQIIKGLTFKTAGTYNTTNNRTNIFYKDGSKEAYRNGQKPYGRTQMGRDVRWTNFNNLTWKQKVKKHNYDVMLGHEVSFRSTEYLLGEAMDFPFDNLGNDYLGLGATPSKVESSYSEKMLLSFFARGNYNYDNRYLLTATVRADGSTVFSNKNKWGFFPSFSAAWRVSEEAFMKDVDWVSNFKVRLGWGIVGNDRISNYLSMDLYEASKYGVGNNTVTVLTPKQLKNANLKWEGSSTINLGVDLGFLDNRLNVTADFFVKNTKDLLLAQSLAHVTGFDSQMQNIGKIQNKGIELSLNSTNIQTRDFSWQTNFNISFIKNTLKGLASGVESMYARSGFDSNFTAYDYIATVGQSLGLIYGYEFDGVYQSSDFYTTPDNQLILKEGVTNNARYGTVKPGVVKYKDQDGDGIITTNDRTVIGNAMPKWFGGITNTFDYKGIDFSFMLQFNYGNDIYNATRLYSTQSRNGRRNMLAEVADRWSPTNTSNLVPSQDGYIVNDVYSRFIEDGSFLRLKNVTLGYTLPHKWTRKFHVSRLRLYATGQNLFCVSGYSGYDPEVNSASNTPMTPGLDWGAYPKSRVFTFGIDLQF
- a CDS encoding DUF4995 domain-containing protein codes for the protein MNNMKKKLVLFASVAIALASCQTTPKEDYSWIKKGLDVASAQLQLTAEEIDGTGKLPRSIRTGYDMDFLCRQLERDPSTFQDSLRPQPTAEQMGKRRLCVVYDWTSGFFPGSLWYAYELTGNDTLKADAIQYTNLLNPVRYYKGTHDLGFMINCSYGNAERLAPNDTIKAVMKETADNLSGRFNDSIGAIRSWDFGSWNFPVIIDNMMNLDLLFTVSKWTGDNKYKDVAIKHAITTMKNHFRPDYTCWHVVSYNNDGTVERKQTHQGKNDDSSWSRGQAWAVYGYTSCYRETNDTTFLNFAVNIADMIMERVKTDDAIPYWDYDAPVTEETPRDASAAAVTAAGFIELSTMVPDGKKYLDYAEKILKSLSSDAYLAKVGENQGFILMHSVGSLPNGSEIDTPLNYADYYYLEALKRFMDLKKLRLENGEVKVIE